A stretch of Cheilinus undulatus linkage group 20, ASM1832078v1, whole genome shotgun sequence DNA encodes these proteins:
- the nbr1a gene encoding NBR1 autophagy cargo receptor a isoform X2, whose amino-acid sequence MGLPVTIKVNFRGNVKRFLAQDLDKLEWESVEAWIKASFGINHFQVKYFDEDNEEICINSQDEYEEAIKSAEKQGNQLHMNVYKMKGQACGGPLKTEVKELKGDLRPAPPYPSRVKTVDKGTQVTPEREAVTVKDNKGNKPEDEPPPMWFRSYMEKFKDEVVKEVVERMCSDFSGQCCTHKASDGPLEAGGAIGGPIGPRPGPSTSNGSLGYTPNCSSCNKLTSEGAYKCSVCPSCILCEMCRHSHDPSHNLVRTKTPLSIPEHGMSGELRFPRRGDRTVRKAERQRLKAERRQLRAEVKEIKKKLRLEKRGLQWSGPSTSGRANLTNTASASTQVPALPPPAASDTASGPAPAQGPIPAPVPDPQASSPEGPGVSHTSLVPTMAALFLDENLPDGTRLEPGTKFIKYWKMRNSGTISWTSETKLVFMWGNLGLASEERREVPVPLLLPGQVGVVSVAFVAPVMEGTYTSHWRLAHCGCQFGPRVWCSIVVDPGDNRNTLGHQSKRLKEDVKAAEKKKEVRPKDGGPGFTVDLNNEDLYFPSVDLLTAQDLLSFELLDINIVQELEKVPNNTPVALTPCISPLPHDAPLLEKAVSSQMKDDTEVSGVRKLFGVKLRQQREQPEPVAHEEDREEEISGAQFLCETVIRSLTLEEAPDHRPLRRAQHSSLKPKVVSRGPSFRSVDVEKTERVQDGKEKICAIRLESLALPPNAGLNLISREEETRPVLLLEPANENLQISSPPDKEDEEVMVLNEMKSMRDAQEERGNKGEDWEEVSSQTSSVSSCDDYIIVLPDCFDTSRPLGESMYSSAMSQPDTNAAALESSANPDEEKEGESEVDAAASLRETQEETEVDDDDDDTPVNTWLPILPPSIHSSVNQMLCASQTLDATTLTPEVVPPPVLPEPLLPPPALYSPRSEALYLAEDPSPPACDPYEPPQPRVHLNVSSGGLSRSAGSASSAFETYNPRPRYALQPRCNTTKEGQGGITEGFVKGALSVAASAYKALFTGPNCSIQRGIDPATRQDPSMMAMLLEMGFRDQQLNQRLLRKHSYSLLHTVNELVQMAEDSQSKAVNTLH is encoded by the exons ATGGGGCTGCCCGTTACTATTAAAGTCAATTTTCGGGGGAACGTGAAGAGATTCCTGGCTCAGGATTTGGATAAACTGGAGTGGGAATCCGTTGAAGCCTGG ATAAAAGCATCATTTGGGATCAACCACTTTCAAGTCAAATACTTTGATGAAGATAATGAAGAG ATTTGCATAAACAGTCAAG atgaATATGAAGAAGCCATCAAG AGCGCAGAAAAGCAGGGGAACCAGCTGCACATGAACGTGTACAAGATGAAGGGGCAGGCCTGCGGAGGCCCGCTGAAGACGGAGGTGAAGGAGCTGAAAGGAGACCTCCGTCCGGCTCCTCCTTATCCATCCAGAGTTAAAACAGTGGACAAAGGCACACAGGTCACCCCAGAGCGAGAAGCT GTAACAGTGAAGGACAACAAGGGGAACAAACCAGAAGATGAGCCGCCTCCTATGTGGTTCAGATCCTACATGGAGAAG TTTAAAGATGAAGTGGTGAAAGAAGTAGTGGAAAGGATGTGCAGCGACTTTTCCGGCCAGTGTTGTACCCACAAGGCTTCTGACGGGCCCCTTGAGGCCGGTGGTGCTATCGGCGGTCCTATAGGGCCCAGGCCCGGCCCCTCCACCTCAAACGGATCTCTCGGCTACACCCCAAACTGCAGCAGCTGCAACAAACTCACCTCTGAAGGGGCCTACAAGTGCAG CGTGTGCCCGTCCTGCATCCTGTGTGAGATGTGCAGACATAGCCATGACCCCAGCCACAACCTCGTGAGAACCAAGACTCCTCTCTCCATCCCTGAGCATGGCATGTCGGGAGAGTTGAG GTTCCCACGGCGAGGAGACAGGACAGTGCGCAAGGCCGAGCGACAGCGCCTCAAAGCTGAACGGAGGCAGCTCAGAGCTGAAGTGAAGGAAATCAAGAAGAAACTGAGACTGGAGAAGAGGGGGCTGCAGTGGAGCGGGCCCTCTACCTCAGGCAGAGCCAACCTGACAAACACGGCCTCGGCGTCCACCCAGGTCCCGGCCCTGCCCCCTCCTGCTGCCTCAGACACAGCCTCAGGTCCAGCCCCAGCCCAAGGTCCCATCCCCGCCCCGGTCCCCGACCCCCAGGCCTCCAGTCCAGA GGGTCCCGGGGTCTCGCACACGTCCTTGGTGCCCACTATGGCTGCGTTGTTTCTGGATGAAAATCTGCCGGACGGCACCCGTCTGGAGCCTGGAACCAAGTTCATCAAATACTGGAAGATGAGGAACTCGGGCACTATCAGCTGGACCTCAGAGACTAAG CTAGTGTTCATGTGGGGGAACCTCGGCCTGGCgtcagaggagaggagggaggtgCCGGTCCCCCTGTTGCTGCCCGGACAGGTGGGAGTGGTCAGTGTGGCCTTTGTGGCTCCCGTGATGGAGGGGACGTACACCTCCCACTGGAGGCTGGCGCACTGCGGGTGTCAGTTCGGCCCGCGTGTCTGGTGCAGCATCGTGGTCGACCCTGGCGACAACCGCAACACGCTCGGGCATCAGAGCAAACGACTG AAGGAGGATGTTaaagcagcagagaagaagaaggaggtaAGGCCTAAGGACGGCGGTCCTGGCTTCACTGTAGACCTGAACAATGAAGACTTGTACTTCCCCTCAGTGGACCTGCTGACCGCACAG gaTCTGCTGTCATTTGAGCTGCTGGATATAAATATTGTGCAGGAGCTGGAGAAGGTTCCTAACAACACTCCTGTGG CTCTGACGCCCTGCATATCCCCTCTGCCCCATGATGCACCACTGCTGGAGAAGGCCGTCTCTTCACAGATGAAAGACGATACAGAGGTGTCAGGGGTCAGAAAGCTTTTTG GAGTGAAGCTGAggcagcagagggagcagcCGGAGCCCGTGGCCCATGAGGAGGACCGGGAGGAGGAGATCAGCGGAGCTCAGTTCCTCTGTGAGACCGTCATCCGCTCCCTCACATTAGAGGAGGCTCCCGACCACAGACCCCTGCGCAGAGCTCAGCACAGCAGCCTTAAACCAAAGG TTGTCTCCCGGGGTCCCAGCTTTCGCTCTGTAGATGTTGAGAAAACCGAGAGAGTGCAGGATGGAAAGGAGAAGATCTGTGCCATCAGACTGGAGAGTTTAGCCCTGCCTCCAAACGCTGGTCTCAACCTGATCAGCAGGGAGGAGGAAACAAGACCAG TTCTCTTGCTGGAGCCGGCAAATGAAAACCTGCAGATCAGTTCGCCTCCTGATAAAGAGGATGAAGAGGTCATGGttttgaatgagatgaagagCATGAGGGATGCccaagaggagagaggaaacaAAGGAGAAGACTGGGAGGAG GTCAGCAGCCAGACCTCCTCAGTCTCCTCTTGCGACGATTACATCATCGTCCTCCCAGACTGCTTCGACACCAGCCGGCCTCTTGGCGAGTCCATGTACAGCTCTGCCATGTCACAGCCCGACACCAACGCTGCTGCTCTTGAGAGCTCAGCCAACCCAGATgaagagaaagaaggagagTCAGAGGTCGATGCGGCAGCTTCGCTGAGAGAGACACAGGAGGAGACGGAGGTGGATGACGACGATGACGATACTCCTGTGAACACCTGGCTTCCAAttctccctccatccatccacagCAGTGTGAACCAGATGCTGTGCGCTTCTCAAACTCTTGACGCCACCACGCTCACCCCGGAAGTGGTGCCACCTCCTGTGCTGCCTGAACCCCTGCTGCCTCCACCGGCCCTCTACTCACCCAG GTCTGAGGCACTGTACCTGGCTGAGGACCCCAGCCCTCCGGCCTGTGACCCATATGAGCCGCCCCAACCAAGGGTCCACCTAAATG TATCATCTGGTGGTCTGTCGAGATCAGCAGGCTCAGCATCCAGTGCCTTTGAGACATATAACCCCAGACCCAGATACGCTTTGCAGCCAAGGtgcaacacaacaaaaga AGGCCAAGGAGGCATCACAGAGGGATTCGTCAAGGGGGCCCTTTCTGTGGCAGCGTCTGCTTATAAAGCTCTCTTCACTGGACCAAACTGTTCAATACAG CGAGGCATCGACCCGGCCACCAGACAGGACCCTTCCATGATGGCGATGCTGCTGGAGATGGGCTTCAGAGACCAGCAGCTCAACCAGCGGCTGCTGAGGAAGCACAGCTACAGCCTGCTGCACACCGTCAACGAGCTGGTGCAGATGGCCGAAGACAGCCAGAGCAAAGCTGTCAACACTCTGCACTGA
- the nbr1a gene encoding NBR1 autophagy cargo receptor a isoform X4, with protein sequence MGLPVTIKVNFRGNVKRFLAQDLDKLEWESVEAWIKASFGINHFQVKYFDEDNEEICINSQDEYEEAIKSAEKQGNQLHMNVYKMKGQACGGPLKTEVKELKGDLRPAPPYPSRVKTVDKGTQVTPEREAVTVKDNKGNKPEDEPPPMWFRSYMEKFKDEVVKEVVERMCSDFSGQCCTHKASDGPLEAGGAIGGPIGPRPGPSTSNGSLGYTPNCSSCNKLTSEGAYKCSVCPSCILCEMCRHSHDPSHNLVRTKTPLSIPEHGMSGELRFPRRGDRTVRKAERQRLKAERRQLRAEVKEIKKKLRLEKRGLQWSGPSTSGRANLTNTASASTQVPALPPPAASDTASGPAPAQGPIPAPVPDPQASSPEGPGVSHTSLVPTMAALFLDENLPDGTRLEPGTKFIKYWKMRNSGTISWTSETKLVFMWGNLGLASEERREVPVPLLLPGQVGVVSVAFVAPVMEGTYTSHWRLAHCGCQFGPRVWCSIVVDPGDNRNTLGHQSKRLKEDVKAAEKKKEVRPKDGGPGFTVDLNNEDLYFPSVDLLTAQDLLSFELLDINIVQELEKVPNNTPVALTPCISPLPHDAPLLEKAVSSQMKDDTEVSGVRKLFGVKLRQQREQPEPVAHEEDREEEISGAQFLCETVIRSLTLEEAPDHRPLRRAQHSSLKPKVVSRGPSFRSVDVEKTERVQDGKEKICAIRLESLALPPNAGLNLISREEETRPVLLLEPANENLQISSPPDKEDEEVMVLNEMKSMRDAQEERGNKGEDWEEVSSQTSSVSSCDDYIIVLPDCFDTSRPLGESMYSSAMSQPDTNAAALESSANPDEEKEGESEVDAAASLRETQEETEVDDDDDDTPVNTWLPILPPSIHSSVNQMLCASQTLDATTLTPEVVPPPVLPEPLLPPPALYSPRSEALYLAEDPSPPACDPYEPPQPRVHLNVSSGGLSRSAGSASSAFETYNPRPRYALQPRGQGGITEGFVKGALSVAASAYKALFTGPNCSIQRGIDPATRQDPSMMAMLLEMGFRDQQLNQRLLRKHSYSLLHTVNELVQMAEDSQSKAVNTLH encoded by the exons ATGGGGCTGCCCGTTACTATTAAAGTCAATTTTCGGGGGAACGTGAAGAGATTCCTGGCTCAGGATTTGGATAAACTGGAGTGGGAATCCGTTGAAGCCTGG ATAAAAGCATCATTTGGGATCAACCACTTTCAAGTCAAATACTTTGATGAAGATAATGAAGAG ATTTGCATAAACAGTCAAG atgaATATGAAGAAGCCATCAAG AGCGCAGAAAAGCAGGGGAACCAGCTGCACATGAACGTGTACAAGATGAAGGGGCAGGCCTGCGGAGGCCCGCTGAAGACGGAGGTGAAGGAGCTGAAAGGAGACCTCCGTCCGGCTCCTCCTTATCCATCCAGAGTTAAAACAGTGGACAAAGGCACACAGGTCACCCCAGAGCGAGAAGCT GTAACAGTGAAGGACAACAAGGGGAACAAACCAGAAGATGAGCCGCCTCCTATGTGGTTCAGATCCTACATGGAGAAG TTTAAAGATGAAGTGGTGAAAGAAGTAGTGGAAAGGATGTGCAGCGACTTTTCCGGCCAGTGTTGTACCCACAAGGCTTCTGACGGGCCCCTTGAGGCCGGTGGTGCTATCGGCGGTCCTATAGGGCCCAGGCCCGGCCCCTCCACCTCAAACGGATCTCTCGGCTACACCCCAAACTGCAGCAGCTGCAACAAACTCACCTCTGAAGGGGCCTACAAGTGCAG CGTGTGCCCGTCCTGCATCCTGTGTGAGATGTGCAGACATAGCCATGACCCCAGCCACAACCTCGTGAGAACCAAGACTCCTCTCTCCATCCCTGAGCATGGCATGTCGGGAGAGTTGAG GTTCCCACGGCGAGGAGACAGGACAGTGCGCAAGGCCGAGCGACAGCGCCTCAAAGCTGAACGGAGGCAGCTCAGAGCTGAAGTGAAGGAAATCAAGAAGAAACTGAGACTGGAGAAGAGGGGGCTGCAGTGGAGCGGGCCCTCTACCTCAGGCAGAGCCAACCTGACAAACACGGCCTCGGCGTCCACCCAGGTCCCGGCCCTGCCCCCTCCTGCTGCCTCAGACACAGCCTCAGGTCCAGCCCCAGCCCAAGGTCCCATCCCCGCCCCGGTCCCCGACCCCCAGGCCTCCAGTCCAGA GGGTCCCGGGGTCTCGCACACGTCCTTGGTGCCCACTATGGCTGCGTTGTTTCTGGATGAAAATCTGCCGGACGGCACCCGTCTGGAGCCTGGAACCAAGTTCATCAAATACTGGAAGATGAGGAACTCGGGCACTATCAGCTGGACCTCAGAGACTAAG CTAGTGTTCATGTGGGGGAACCTCGGCCTGGCgtcagaggagaggagggaggtgCCGGTCCCCCTGTTGCTGCCCGGACAGGTGGGAGTGGTCAGTGTGGCCTTTGTGGCTCCCGTGATGGAGGGGACGTACACCTCCCACTGGAGGCTGGCGCACTGCGGGTGTCAGTTCGGCCCGCGTGTCTGGTGCAGCATCGTGGTCGACCCTGGCGACAACCGCAACACGCTCGGGCATCAGAGCAAACGACTG AAGGAGGATGTTaaagcagcagagaagaagaaggaggtaAGGCCTAAGGACGGCGGTCCTGGCTTCACTGTAGACCTGAACAATGAAGACTTGTACTTCCCCTCAGTGGACCTGCTGACCGCACAG gaTCTGCTGTCATTTGAGCTGCTGGATATAAATATTGTGCAGGAGCTGGAGAAGGTTCCTAACAACACTCCTGTGG CTCTGACGCCCTGCATATCCCCTCTGCCCCATGATGCACCACTGCTGGAGAAGGCCGTCTCTTCACAGATGAAAGACGATACAGAGGTGTCAGGGGTCAGAAAGCTTTTTG GAGTGAAGCTGAggcagcagagggagcagcCGGAGCCCGTGGCCCATGAGGAGGACCGGGAGGAGGAGATCAGCGGAGCTCAGTTCCTCTGTGAGACCGTCATCCGCTCCCTCACATTAGAGGAGGCTCCCGACCACAGACCCCTGCGCAGAGCTCAGCACAGCAGCCTTAAACCAAAGG TTGTCTCCCGGGGTCCCAGCTTTCGCTCTGTAGATGTTGAGAAAACCGAGAGAGTGCAGGATGGAAAGGAGAAGATCTGTGCCATCAGACTGGAGAGTTTAGCCCTGCCTCCAAACGCTGGTCTCAACCTGATCAGCAGGGAGGAGGAAACAAGACCAG TTCTCTTGCTGGAGCCGGCAAATGAAAACCTGCAGATCAGTTCGCCTCCTGATAAAGAGGATGAAGAGGTCATGGttttgaatgagatgaagagCATGAGGGATGCccaagaggagagaggaaacaAAGGAGAAGACTGGGAGGAG GTCAGCAGCCAGACCTCCTCAGTCTCCTCTTGCGACGATTACATCATCGTCCTCCCAGACTGCTTCGACACCAGCCGGCCTCTTGGCGAGTCCATGTACAGCTCTGCCATGTCACAGCCCGACACCAACGCTGCTGCTCTTGAGAGCTCAGCCAACCCAGATgaagagaaagaaggagagTCAGAGGTCGATGCGGCAGCTTCGCTGAGAGAGACACAGGAGGAGACGGAGGTGGATGACGACGATGACGATACTCCTGTGAACACCTGGCTTCCAAttctccctccatccatccacagCAGTGTGAACCAGATGCTGTGCGCTTCTCAAACTCTTGACGCCACCACGCTCACCCCGGAAGTGGTGCCACCTCCTGTGCTGCCTGAACCCCTGCTGCCTCCACCGGCCCTCTACTCACCCAG GTCTGAGGCACTGTACCTGGCTGAGGACCCCAGCCCTCCGGCCTGTGACCCATATGAGCCGCCCCAACCAAGGGTCCACCTAAATG TATCATCTGGTGGTCTGTCGAGATCAGCAGGCTCAGCATCCAGTGCCTTTGAGACATATAACCCCAGACCCAGATACGCTTTGCAGCCAAG AGGCCAAGGAGGCATCACAGAGGGATTCGTCAAGGGGGCCCTTTCTGTGGCAGCGTCTGCTTATAAAGCTCTCTTCACTGGACCAAACTGTTCAATACAG CGAGGCATCGACCCGGCCACCAGACAGGACCCTTCCATGATGGCGATGCTGCTGGAGATGGGCTTCAGAGACCAGCAGCTCAACCAGCGGCTGCTGAGGAAGCACAGCTACAGCCTGCTGCACACCGTCAACGAGCTGGTGCAGATGGCCGAAGACAGCCAGAGCAAAGCTGTCAACACTCTGCACTGA
- the nbr1a gene encoding NBR1 autophagy cargo receptor a isoform X6, translating to MGLPVTIKVNFRGNVKRFLAQDLDKLEWESVEAWIKASFGINHFQVKYFDEDNEEICINSQDEYEEAIKSAEKQGNQLHMNVYKMKGQACGGPLKTEVKELKGDLRPAPPYPSRVKTVDKGTQVTPEREAVTVKDNKGNKPEDEPPPMWFRSYMEKFKDEVVKEVVERMCSDFSGQCCTHKASDGPLEAGGAIGGPIGPRPGPSTSNGSLGYTPNCSSCNKLTSEGAYKCSVCPSCILCEMCRHSHDPSHNLVRTKTPLSIPEHGMSGELRGPGVSHTSLVPTMAALFLDENLPDGTRLEPGTKFIKYWKMRNSGTISWTSETKLVFMWGNLGLASEERREVPVPLLLPGQVGVVSVAFVAPVMEGTYTSHWRLAHCGCQFGPRVWCSIVVDPGDNRNTLGHQSKRLKEDVKAAEKKKEVRPKDGGPGFTVDLNNEDLYFPSVDLLTAQDLLSFELLDINIVQELEKVPNNTPVALTPCISPLPHDAPLLEKAVSSQMKDDTEVSGVRKLFAGVKLRQQREQPEPVAHEEDREEEISGAQFLCETVIRSLTLEEAPDHRPLRRAQHSSLKPKVVSRGPSFRSVDVEKTERVQDGKEKICAIRLESLALPPNAGLNLISREEETRPVLLLEPANENLQISSPPDKEDEEVMVLNEMKSMRDAQEERGNKGEDWEEVSSQTSSVSSCDDYIIVLPDCFDTSRPLGESMYSSAMSQPDTNAAALESSANPDEEKEGESEVDAAASLRETQEETEVDDDDDDTPVNTWLPILPPSIHSSVNQMLCASQTLDATTLTPEVVPPPVLPEPLLPPPALYSPRSEALYLAEDPSPPACDPYEPPQPRVHLNVSSGGLSRSAGSASSAFETYNPRPRYALQPRCNTTKEGQGGITEGFVKGALSVAASAYKALFTGPNCSIQRGIDPATRQDPSMMAMLLEMGFRDQQLNQRLLRKHSYSLLHTVNELVQMAEDSQSKAVNTLH from the exons ATGGGGCTGCCCGTTACTATTAAAGTCAATTTTCGGGGGAACGTGAAGAGATTCCTGGCTCAGGATTTGGATAAACTGGAGTGGGAATCCGTTGAAGCCTGG ATAAAAGCATCATTTGGGATCAACCACTTTCAAGTCAAATACTTTGATGAAGATAATGAAGAG ATTTGCATAAACAGTCAAG atgaATATGAAGAAGCCATCAAG AGCGCAGAAAAGCAGGGGAACCAGCTGCACATGAACGTGTACAAGATGAAGGGGCAGGCCTGCGGAGGCCCGCTGAAGACGGAGGTGAAGGAGCTGAAAGGAGACCTCCGTCCGGCTCCTCCTTATCCATCCAGAGTTAAAACAGTGGACAAAGGCACACAGGTCACCCCAGAGCGAGAAGCT GTAACAGTGAAGGACAACAAGGGGAACAAACCAGAAGATGAGCCGCCTCCTATGTGGTTCAGATCCTACATGGAGAAG TTTAAAGATGAAGTGGTGAAAGAAGTAGTGGAAAGGATGTGCAGCGACTTTTCCGGCCAGTGTTGTACCCACAAGGCTTCTGACGGGCCCCTTGAGGCCGGTGGTGCTATCGGCGGTCCTATAGGGCCCAGGCCCGGCCCCTCCACCTCAAACGGATCTCTCGGCTACACCCCAAACTGCAGCAGCTGCAACAAACTCACCTCTGAAGGGGCCTACAAGTGCAG CGTGTGCCCGTCCTGCATCCTGTGTGAGATGTGCAGACATAGCCATGACCCCAGCCACAACCTCGTGAGAACCAAGACTCCTCTCTCCATCCCTGAGCATGGCATGTCGGGAGAGTTGAG GGGTCCCGGGGTCTCGCACACGTCCTTGGTGCCCACTATGGCTGCGTTGTTTCTGGATGAAAATCTGCCGGACGGCACCCGTCTGGAGCCTGGAACCAAGTTCATCAAATACTGGAAGATGAGGAACTCGGGCACTATCAGCTGGACCTCAGAGACTAAG CTAGTGTTCATGTGGGGGAACCTCGGCCTGGCgtcagaggagaggagggaggtgCCGGTCCCCCTGTTGCTGCCCGGACAGGTGGGAGTGGTCAGTGTGGCCTTTGTGGCTCCCGTGATGGAGGGGACGTACACCTCCCACTGGAGGCTGGCGCACTGCGGGTGTCAGTTCGGCCCGCGTGTCTGGTGCAGCATCGTGGTCGACCCTGGCGACAACCGCAACACGCTCGGGCATCAGAGCAAACGACTG AAGGAGGATGTTaaagcagcagagaagaagaaggaggtaAGGCCTAAGGACGGCGGTCCTGGCTTCACTGTAGACCTGAACAATGAAGACTTGTACTTCCCCTCAGTGGACCTGCTGACCGCACAG gaTCTGCTGTCATTTGAGCTGCTGGATATAAATATTGTGCAGGAGCTGGAGAAGGTTCCTAACAACACTCCTGTGG CTCTGACGCCCTGCATATCCCCTCTGCCCCATGATGCACCACTGCTGGAGAAGGCCGTCTCTTCACAGATGAAAGACGATACAGAGGTGTCAGGGGTCAGAAAGCTTTTTG CAGGAGTGAAGCTGAggcagcagagggagcagcCGGAGCCCGTGGCCCATGAGGAGGACCGGGAGGAGGAGATCAGCGGAGCTCAGTTCCTCTGTGAGACCGTCATCCGCTCCCTCACATTAGAGGAGGCTCCCGACCACAGACCCCTGCGCAGAGCTCAGCACAGCAGCCTTAAACCAAAGG TTGTCTCCCGGGGTCCCAGCTTTCGCTCTGTAGATGTTGAGAAAACCGAGAGAGTGCAGGATGGAAAGGAGAAGATCTGTGCCATCAGACTGGAGAGTTTAGCCCTGCCTCCAAACGCTGGTCTCAACCTGATCAGCAGGGAGGAGGAAACAAGACCAG TTCTCTTGCTGGAGCCGGCAAATGAAAACCTGCAGATCAGTTCGCCTCCTGATAAAGAGGATGAAGAGGTCATGGttttgaatgagatgaagagCATGAGGGATGCccaagaggagagaggaaacaAAGGAGAAGACTGGGAGGAG GTCAGCAGCCAGACCTCCTCAGTCTCCTCTTGCGACGATTACATCATCGTCCTCCCAGACTGCTTCGACACCAGCCGGCCTCTTGGCGAGTCCATGTACAGCTCTGCCATGTCACAGCCCGACACCAACGCTGCTGCTCTTGAGAGCTCAGCCAACCCAGATgaagagaaagaaggagagTCAGAGGTCGATGCGGCAGCTTCGCTGAGAGAGACACAGGAGGAGACGGAGGTGGATGACGACGATGACGATACTCCTGTGAACACCTGGCTTCCAAttctccctccatccatccacagCAGTGTGAACCAGATGCTGTGCGCTTCTCAAACTCTTGACGCCACCACGCTCACCCCGGAAGTGGTGCCACCTCCTGTGCTGCCTGAACCCCTGCTGCCTCCACCGGCCCTCTACTCACCCAG GTCTGAGGCACTGTACCTGGCTGAGGACCCCAGCCCTCCGGCCTGTGACCCATATGAGCCGCCCCAACCAAGGGTCCACCTAAATG TATCATCTGGTGGTCTGTCGAGATCAGCAGGCTCAGCATCCAGTGCCTTTGAGACATATAACCCCAGACCCAGATACGCTTTGCAGCCAAGGtgcaacacaacaaaaga AGGCCAAGGAGGCATCACAGAGGGATTCGTCAAGGGGGCCCTTTCTGTGGCAGCGTCTGCTTATAAAGCTCTCTTCACTGGACCAAACTGTTCAATACAG CGAGGCATCGACCCGGCCACCAGACAGGACCCTTCCATGATGGCGATGCTGCTGGAGATGGGCTTCAGAGACCAGCAGCTCAACCAGCGGCTGCTGAGGAAGCACAGCTACAGCCTGCTGCACACCGTCAACGAGCTGGTGCAGATGGCCGAAGACAGCCAGAGCAAAGCTGTCAACACTCTGCACTGA